Genomic segment of Arachis hypogaea cultivar Tifrunner chromosome 11, arahy.Tifrunner.gnm2.J5K5, whole genome shotgun sequence:
CCCATTAACAAAGTACACAAGTCTTGGAAGATGTGGGTGGTTGAGCTTAAAGCATACAAGCAATGAAATGCattgataaaataatttgatCAACATCAAAATTCACAATTGAAGTTGCACGGTTCATACAATAtgcctaacaaaagaaaaattgaaagcatatgatggccaagtcatatgaatcaaacaaaatgttcgttgaggcatttcatcgaaCATGTGGTATGTAATGTGCAAGTtcatcacaattaagctcaaatttgaTCATAATCAACCCCAACAATCAAGCATCAACAGTTTTCAATacaaagaaagacaaagaaagcaataaatttaatctaagcaacagaaaagaaaatgaaaaaaattgcaaaaattaaaataaaaagaaaagaaaaacaagaacctgAGGTATAAAGGTTGAAGAGAACAAAAATTAAGGAGGAACAATGGCACTTGTTATAGCCACTGTGAGCTCACGGTGGTTGGATTCGCCAAAAAAAGCACCGGAGGAGAGAACTCACCGGTGGTGAAGAAGGAAAGGAGAagggaaagagagaaagaaagaaaagagaagtgagagaaagagaaagaggtaaAAGGGTTGCCAGTGGTGGGCTGATGGTGGCGGTGACCGGCGGAAGGGTCGTCGAAGGCTGGACAGAGAAGAGAGAAAGcaacaataaagaaaagaagaaaagaagagagctGCCTCTCAACAGGGCAGGTTGCCCTGTTAACGCCCAAAACGAGTTGTGTACGGGCGCATAGaagcctgtgcccacgcacagaaaGCAACAATTAGAGGAGTGCGAACGCACTTAGCTGGTGCGTACACACAAGACACGAAAAGGAGAGGGATGCGAGCACACAGAGCGTGTGGTCGCTCCCAGCAGAGGGGTTGCACTAAGGCGTGTGGGCGCACAAAGGCGTGCGCGCGCACAAAAAGGTctgtctctctttttttttcaaagagaGGTTGCTTGAGGGCAGAATCATGTGTCTGTCTGCACACAagtccgtgcgcacgcacaaagcCAAAGATGGGGAGGTTGTTCATGCGCACAGGCCGTTCCCATGCTCCCACCAGAGGGGTTTCCAAttggtgtgcggacgcacacgtctgtgcggccgcacagataACGCAAGAAGGggaatgcgtgcgtacgcacatagcGGTGTGCACGCACAGGTCTCAGAAAATAGAGcagtgcgcacgcacaggctATGCTGGTACTGCGACCAGAGGGCATTTCAAGGAGTGTGCAAATGCACAGGCTTGTGCGGCCGCATAGGTGGCAAAAAATGCAGTTTTGTGCGCACGCATAGCATGGTGCGCGCGCACAGATGCCTTGTTtcacaaaaatttttcttttcaaaattaaggTACCTACCCTTAGCATATCAACATACAAACCCTAAATCATTCAAAGAAGCACAAGTTCataatccacaagcaattcaacttattcaactcaaaatcatcaaatcaAACCTATACTAATCATCATAcacaagaaagtaaataattcaaaaagctataaataaaagataaaattggaaaaatgttaccatggtggggtgtctcccatcaAGCACTATGGTTtaaagtcctaagttggacttgcatGACTTCATTGGTCACTTAGAAACTTCTCCAAGGAGGAAGATCTCCAACTCCTTGGCATTTTTTGGGTTGAGTGTGATAAAGTTTCACCCTATGACCATTGATTTTGAACTTAACCCCATTGATAGGGTGAATCACTTCCACCACTCCATAAGGCTTGACATCTACCACTTTAAACGGCCCGTCCCACCTAGATCTCAACTTTTCGGGCATCAATCGCAACCTTGAATTATACACAAGTACTTCATCACCTACCTTAAAGCTCTTCCTCCTAATATCCTGGTCATGGAATGccttagctttttccttgtagAACTGAGCATTCTCATATACTTCCAACCTAAGGCATTCTAATTCCTCCAATTGGAGCTTACGTTCCATTCCCGACCCCTTTAAGTTCGGATTGCAATTCTTCaccgcccaataggctctatGTTGGATTTCAACTGGAAGATGACAAGGCTTCCCAAAAATAATACGGAAGGGACTCATTCCGATTGGGGTCTTGTAAGCGGTCCTATAAGCCCATAATGCATCTCCCAATCTAGaactccaatccttcctttgtgggTTAACAACTTTCTCCAGGATTCTCTTGATCTCCCTGTTGGATACTTCCACTTGCCCATTTGTCTAGGGGTGATAGGCTGTGGAAACCTTGTGAATGACCCCGTACTTTTTCATCAACACCTCAATTTTCTTGCTGCAAAAATGGGtcccttgatcgctcacgattgctcgtggtgacccaaatcgacaaataatgttatttttcaaGAACGTAGCAATGATATTAGCGTCATTgcaacgggtaggaattgcttccacccatttagagacgTAATCCACGGCTAACAAAATGTACACAAACCCATTGAAATTTGGAAATggccccatgaaatctattccccaaaCATCAAAGATTTCTGGCATTAATGACAGGATTTGCAAAATTGGTTGGCATCCCTAAAtaaagtaggccaccagaatccacagtctaaaacctTCCTTGCTGTTGGGCCGAAGTGACCCCCACTCTCATATGAGTGGCAAAATTGAAGGATAGACTGGAACTCAGATTCCGGCACACACTTTCTAATTACATGATCTGCCACACGCCTCCATAGATGTGGatcatcccaaagataatacttaTTAGCATCGCTTTTCAGTTTATCTTTTTATGCTTTGAAAATTGTGGGGGAAAAACGCGAGCGACCAAGTAATTAGCTATCGAGGCAAACCAAGGGGTGCTTTGGGATATTGCTTGCAAGGTATCTAAGGGGAATGAGTTATTGATAGGAGTGGGATCCGGAGTTAAATGTTCAAGCTGACTCAAATAGTCCGCTACTAAATTTTGGGACCCACTTCTATCCttgatctccaagtcaaattcttgcaaaagtAATATCCACCTAATGAGCCTAGGCTTTGACTCCTTCTTCTTTAGCAAATATTTCAAAGCGGCATGGTCCCAATACACCACTACTTTAGAGCCTAGCAAATAAGGTCAAAATTTGTCTAGTGCAAAAAACAATGGCTAAAAGCTCTTTTTCGGTGGTGGTGTAATTCGACTGACCCGAATCTAACATTTTTGAAGCATATGCTATAGTGTAAGGAGCGTTACCATTGCGATGTGCTAATGCGGCACCTACGGCGTGATTCGAGGCGTCGCACATGATCTCAAAAGCTTGATTCCAATTTGGGCCTTGCACAATAGGAGCTATGGTTAGCGCTTCCTTCAACTTGTCAAAAGCCTTTTTGCAATCTTCATCAAAATGAAATTCCACATCCTTTTGAAGTAGACGAGAGAAAGGTAAGGCAACCTTGCTAAAAACCTTGATGAACCGACGGTAAAAGCCTGCAAGACCAAGGAAGGAACGGATctctggtgcggaatttataaccacaaactaaccggcaagtgcaccgggtcgtaccaagtagtacctcaagtgaatgagggtcaatcccacggggattgatggactaagcaacaatggttaagtgatttacttagttagacaaacagaaaatggtgtttgagtgttcaaaagcattaaacagtaaattcataaTATCTGAAGGCAATCAGTAAATAAGTtgagaataaaatatggagaaaacagttaaggcttcagagttatctatttttccagattgacttttcttactaactattttaatcatgtaagatttaattcatggaaaactatatgtgattaaaccctaattccttagacctttttagtctcctctaactctcatcaaccgccaattccttggtcaattaattccaattagagggtgaagtttaattctagttattatgccacaaaaatcctaattatccaaatataagaggaatatatgtcacgtatcccgttaagtccagataattagaatttaggagaaattgttttcaagttgttgttcaagtaaagagcttttccaagttatacaagtactcaattagaaagagggtcatacttccgttccacccaaattcataagataaagaacaaaaataattcttaaattataaatcagtacatgaattaaaatagaaaaacaatagaatcaatccatataatagacagagctcctaaccttaacagtggaggtttagttgctcatggtttagagagaaaaactagaATTCTCTTAAACTGTGAATTGTGAATTGGAATGGAGTGGAATAATCCctagaagagaagtttcttttctcttttatatgtaatcctaattaatttaaaatctactttttaaaactaaaataatatattttcctattttaaaataaaatataaatttaatcaaaattaattaaactatgcGTGTAGCCTTTGGAAGAAGATTGGGGACCACTGGTATTgaggtccacgctgaacttggaattttccaagttTAGCATGGAGTGAGTGCATTACATTCCCTTTGAGCTttgaatccacgctgaacttggaatttCCCAAGTTCAGTGTGGAGTGAGTGCATGCTTTTCCTTTGTGCGTGaattccacgctgaacttggaaaatcccaagtttAGCGTGGAAAAGGTCGAACTTGACAGGATGGAGGGTTAGTGCTCCACGTTTTacttggaaaattccaagttcagcgtggaatgGATAGCATCAATTCTTCGTTTTCTCCATTATGTAGCCTTGGCTTAAACTCTGCGAAATTTGTCCAAAATGCcacctgaaataaacaaaattgcacacgactcaaagtagcattcatagtggctaaaatatattaaatcttgattaaacttagcaattcaagtgcaaattcactaggaaaagatagagaagatgctcacgcatcacaacaccaaacttaaattgttgcttgtcctcaagcaaccagaaTAAGTgcatgattaagatgtgaatttgcatgtgaAGTGAGAGTTTAGTCATTCTCAAGTCTATTCTTAAAATGGGGTTTATTCATTGTAACTTTGAACAGTTTTCACATCTCACTCTTCTTTGAATCATAGGAATGTTAGTGTCATTCGGAATTGGAATCaggatcatattatgaattctctgatctttatactccagtttaatccttgaacatagcaaaatttattttaattctcttttctttggcgctttgcaccttgagcctagccgtgactttaaatgttttgtctcaagttttacttgacacagaaacaccacaagcacttgactgggAAACTCTTTCTAAGTTCTGATTGCTCTTTCAGtttctcccagacagtggtgctcaaagcctttggcatactctgctgaATGCATTTGGTCACGACTCTAAATATTCTGTCTCAAAGGTTACATGAAACAAGAataccacaagcatataactaggaaaacaactcttgaTTATTTCAGACTCCccagtcattgatgctcagagccttggaccttgcttttatgcttattttgctgtctcttttgcttcaaggattaaattcttatttatttcagtgaagtcataataattctctaaattcttgttcgtcatacatcaacatcccttaaTTCAACTTCAATTATGCTCTGTTTATGTCAATCATTCAGAGTTACAAATAACACCACCACAATTAAGTAAATATGACTAATCTTAGATAAAAACTCGCTCTTTTCATGCATTacatcattttttcttttcttttgattttcaagctcagtgagcagtACATGAGACGCCTTTCAACATTAAAGCAAATAACAGAGAATTTCAAAATAGTAGAactaaactagaacctaggaatttatctaataaaggatcatgcaataataaaataaacagaaaacagGAATATGACATAATAAGAACGGGaggaaatatagaatgaaaggaactcaaccacctcagttatgctggtggccatctcattcctctatgaagaacattcatctccctttggtgctattaaaataaagagaaaatgccAAAAGCGAagcaacaacaccaaacttaaaagtttgcttgtcctcaggcaaagaaaatctgaaaacagggtgtcaaaaattcttcttaattgctcctgttcctgttctaatcattctgcatgaccaaaacacatgtaaaacaagaaaatttctaaaaaaaattgagataaagtaatttaaaaccaaaactaAAAAATCTATAatgctaaaataaaaataactaaaaaaaattaaaaccaaagcaactgcaaaaccaaggatactagtagttgggttgcctcccacaagcgcttctttaatgtcaccaGCTTGActcttgattgttgaattttctttctcttcttccagttggttaaaagaaacatctccaaggggggagaggtgaaaattagtgccccctgatataagttcctcctaacaagctttcttttattgtggtTAGCTcgattcaccttgcttgttggggtagagaTTGGATTGTTTTttgttgaccttctctttttcatggatattttcttctgtttcttgtCATAATTCCCTTTTCAGTGCTTTCTTTGGTTGCCTTCactttttttatatcaaaatttgggtgttgtgtgatggttagaatgtacccttcatcaagaacttcttgaattggtggttaaataaactcaccctctatgccactCTCTGCTTCATTGGAGTGTACATTCCCATGATTGTTTTcatcccttacaacctcctttgtttgtgcatcttccttctttgttggtgtatcttcttcctttgtttttgcatcttcctcttcttccatgtgtgagggtgaaaagttctctaattcactagagtatgaactcctttaattgattttctcactttcttctataggatcttgcattatatctcttggaaaggaattttcttgttcctcttcttgggacttgataatcaactgcacatatttctctacatttttgacactagtatttatatcatgtatgaattctttcatgagaagctcaagatctaatggttcttgatatgaataagaagatggtggctcttgatatgaataagaaggagatgatgattcttgataagagtaaaaagaggatggttcttggtgtgtatatggagatggtggttcttgatatgaatagggaggtggtggctcttgatagttggaacatggagcactgaagtttctttgattttgactttgccaaccaaaatttgggtagttccCCCATCCACAATAATGAGAATCACTCATTGGGTgtaagtagtaacccatgtgatctctctccattatttttccttagcacaaaacaccaaaaagaattaaacgcaccatgtggtaaacaggaaagtaaagaagaaagaacagaaatttttttaaaagaaataaaataaagaataatataaaataaagaattcaaaaataaataaaaaaggtcaactaaaaattcaaaaattaaacaaagaaaaatactagtattttaaaaaaaatatttttaaaagaaaacttACTACGGGGACactaaacttaatttcagaaattaaggaaaaaagtactaatttatttatttaattttttattattattttttttaaaactaactaataaaagaaaagaaacagaaaatgaaacaCGGGAGGGGGATGctgaacgaaaaagaagaaaaaaattaagaagaaaataaaacaaaaaaagaaaaaaataaatgaaaaataagaattaataatactaaaataaaactaattaaaagcaaaattatataatctaaacaatcaaacaacgagcaattgtcaatcacaatcaatccctggcaacggtgccaaaaacttggtgcggaatttataaccacaaactaactggcaagtgcactgggtcgtaccaagtagtacctcaagtgaatgagggtcgatcccacggggattgatggactaagcaataatggttaagtgatttacttagttagacaaatagaaaatggtgtttgagagttcaaaagcattaaacactAAATTCAGAATATCCGAAGGCAATCAGTAAATAAGTtgagaataaaatatggagaaaatagttaaggcttcagagttatctatttttccagattgacttttcttactaactattttaatcatgtaagatttaattcatggcaaactatatgcgattaaaccctaatttcttagacctttttagtctcctctaactctcatcaaccgccaattccttggtcaattaattccaattagagggtgaagtttaattctagttattatgccacaaaaatcctaattatccaaatataagaggattatatgtcacgtatcccgttaagtccagacaattagaatttaggagaaattgttttcaagctgttgttcaagtaaagagcttttccaagttatacaagaactcaattcgaaagagggtcatacttccgttccacccaaattcttaagataaagaacaaaaacaattcttaaattataaatcagtacatgaattaaaatagaaaaacaatagaatcaatccatataatagacagagctcctaaccttaacagtggaggtttagttgctcatggttcagagagaaaaactaggattctcTTAAACTGTAAATTGTGAATAATTGTGAATTAGAATGGAATGGAATAATCCctagaagagaagtttcttttctcttttatatgtaatcctaattaatttaaaatctattttctaaaactaaaataatatcttttcctattttaaaataaaatataaatttgatcaaaattaattaaactatgcGTGTAGCCTTTGGAAGAAGATTGGGGACCACTGGTATAgaggtccacgctgaacttggaattttccaagttCAGCATGGAGTGAGTGCATTACGTTCCCTTTGAGCTttgaatccacgctgaacttgaaatttcccaagttcagcgtggagtgaGTGCATGATTTTCCTTTGTGCGTGaattccacgctgaacttggaaaatcccaagttcagcgtggacaaGGCTGAACTTGACTGGATGGAGGGTTAGtgctccacgttgaacttggaaaattccaagttCAGCATGGAATGGACAGCATCGATTTTTTTGTTTTCTCCATTATGTAGCCTTGGCTTAAACTCTGCAAAATTTGTCCAAAATGCcacctgaaataaacaaaattgcacacgactcaaagtagcactcatagtggctaaaatatattaaatattgattaaacttagcaattcaagtgcaaattcactaggaaaagatagagaagatgctcacgcatcaatctCCCTTACCGAGGAGGGGTAAGGTGAACTCGAAATGACATCGATCTTAGCCGGGTCGACGGAGATTCTGTCTTTAGATACAATATGACCCAACACTATACCTTGCTTCACCATAAAGTggcacttttcaaaattcaatacaagattagTATTGGTACATCGTTCTAGTACCCTAGCTAAGTTCCCTAAACAAGCATCAAAGGAGCTACCATAAACACTgaaatcgtccatgaagacttccatgcAATCCTCCAAAAGATCTGAGAAAACACTTACCATGCACCTTTGAAACATTACAGGTGCGTTGCATAACCCAAACGGCATTCTCTTATAGGCaaacgttccaaaggggcaagtaaaggtagttttctcctgatcctcaggagctttGTGAATTTGGAAGTACCCTGTGTATCCATCTAAAAAACAGTAATGGGATTTCCCGGTCAAGCGATCCCGTATTTGGTCGATGAATGGCAACGGGTAATGGTTCTTCCGCGTTGCTTGATTCAGCCGGTGATAATGAATGCACACTCGCCAAGTATTCTGAAATCGGGTGGCCACAAGCTCTCCACCTTCCATTTTCAccattgtgactccagacttcttcgACACTACTTGTACCGGACTTACCCACTCACTCTCTGAGATGGGATAAATGATGTCCGCTTCCAATAGGCGAGTTACTTCTTTCTTGACTACGTCAAGGATTGTGGGGTTTAGCCGTCTTTGCGGTTGTCGGATCGGCTTAGCACCTTCTTCCAAGAAAATCCTATGAAGGCACACTCGAGGGCTTATTCCCACAATGTCACTTAGGCTCCATCCAATTTCCTTCTTATACTTCTGGATAACCTCAAGgagttgttgctcctcttgatcGGAAAGATCTGTTGCCACTATCACTAGAAATTTATGTTCCTcatcaaggaatgcatatttgacaTGGGGTGGTAGTGGTTTCAAATCTTCCCTTGCTTCTTGGTGGGGTAACCTATCCTCTTGGTCATGGGGAATTGGTGAGGAACTTTCATCTTTTTCATCCTCAAGTTCTCCCGCTTGTGAACTTCCTTCATCATTTAAGCCTTTTTGGGGCTCATGGTGGTCACCCACCTCGAGTTCATCCTTTCTTCCACCCCCAATGAAATTCTTGCCCCCATCAATAGATTCCTCTTTCGGAAGAATGGATTGAGAGTTTATCTCATTAAGTGGCTCGCTTTCCTTTGGAGTTATAGCATCAATGCTAGACTTCGGGGTTGATGGGTGTGGCAAGGGTGGATCACAAAGCGTCCCGAGTTGCAGAGGAGCAAGGTTGCTAGGGGTAGAGTGAGGGGGTGCTAGACATGACAAAGCCTCGGCGAGAGTTGCTATGCAATTCTCTTGCTTCCTTTGAAATTCCCTCTGCTCTTGAATGAGGCCTTGAAAGCTATGCTCCTCATAAAAGAATTTGGTAAGAGTGGAATGGTGGTGAAAGCTAGGTTGTCCCAAATGTGGTGATGGGTAGGTTGGTTGAGAGGAAATTGGTGGTGGGAAGGGTAAAGGGGATTGAGGGTATAATGGTTGTGTCTCATGTAGAGGGTATGGAGCATGAACATATGGACGGACAAAATTGTAATGATGACATATTCCACTAGGTGTGAGAGGTTGATAGACATTAGGATCATAGGGTCCTTGCAAAGGTCTTGTTGCTAAGAATTGATTGCTTGTGACCCTTCCTCGAATTGACCTCCCATACCTTGAGGTGAACCAACGTTGGAATCGCTACCCCCTACAACATGATAACAACTAGACTCCAAGCCAAAAGGGTGATAACTCATgataaaaagggaaagataaaATGCAACGATATTAATAAAAGCaatagataaatatatatatatatatatatatatatatatatatatatatatatatatatatatatatatatattctaattataTCTACTTACCTAGGACTAGACAAACAAGAATGCTAGTTGCTATCACTACTAAGATAGAGGCGCCTTCGACTAATTAGTGTTATATCAAGTAGCAAACCAAAATCAAGTATTCACACTATTTACATATGTACAACAACCAAAACTATAGCACTCATTGCACTTAAAGTGAATCTCCGGCAATGGCGCTAAAAAAACTTGGTGGGAGCCGGCAGTGGATTTAGGAATTTTCCAAAATAGAGTTGGCGTTGCAAGTATAAACCCAAACCCACAATCGAATCTCGACCAAAGTTTGAATTCAaaaatgtcacaattcaaaaccaattcaaaaccGGGAGTGTTTAAttcccgggtcgtctcccaaggacactTGAGATCAATGAGTGTGTAATTCCGGTTGTAATGATCAGGGGGTTTT
This window contains:
- the LOC140176271 gene encoding uncharacterized protein; amino-acid sequence: MHSLHAELGKFQVQRGFKAQRERFYRRFIKVFSKVALPFSRLLQKDVEFHFDEDCKKAFDKLKEALTIAPIVQGPNWNQAFEIMCDASNHAVGAALAHRNGNAPYTIAYASKMLDSGSKVVVYWDHAALKYLLKKKESKPRLIRWILLLQEFDLEIKDRSGSQNLVADYLSQLEHLTPDPTPINNSFPLDTLQAISQSTPWTAYKTPIGMSPFRIIFGKPCHLPVEIQHRAYWAVKNCNPNLKGSGMERKLQLEELECLRLEVYENAQFYKEKAKAFHDQDIRRKSFKVGDEVLVYNSRLRLMPEKLRSRWDGPFKVVDVKPYGVVEVIHPINGVKFKINGHRVKLYHTQPKKCQGVGDLPPWRSF